AGTCTCTTCGCCAAGTTCCTTGCGCCAGAAGCCTGCGAGCGCGAGATGGTGTAAAAGGGCAAAAAGCAGTTTCTCCTCTAGATAGCTTTTAATAGGAGGTGTGATGACTACTTTTTGCTTGCGCACGGCATAGAGGAGCAGGTCTATTTTGGGGATGTTCTTGAGGTCAAATAGCTCAAAGAAGCGATAGATGATGTCGATTTTTACCTGGTTCGAGCTTCCATGGCCTAGGAAGAGCCCTTCCTCGGTAAAACCTATCTCCTCCGGCCGCGCCGCAAATGCTTCAAATCCGGCATCACGCAGCGACTTCGCGAACCAGACCATCTCGTTCCAATAACTACTGGATTCACGGGATACAACTATGACCAGCACTGGTGATTCTATTTGCGGAACGAGTCCCCTCATTGCCTGGGCAAACTCACGAGTGATTCCGTCTCCACCGCCTGGCAGCCTGAACCCGAGCTTCTCATAACATCTGGATAGGGCATCCAAGATCCCGAACCCGCCTGGAACAGAATCAAGTTCAGTCGCAATGGCGCCATCTTCCGTCAAGAATATGTCCGGACGTATTATCAAGGGGAGGTCATTTCTGAAACGGCTCATTCTTCCATAATCGATGACTAATTCAGGCTTGCCGAGTTCGAGATATTCGTGTACCCAGTCCGGTTCCCTGCCGCGAACGCTTTCAAAATAGAGCTTGTTCGCCGCCCGATAGAAGGCCAATAAACGATCCCCAAGGATCTCGAAGAAATCTAGAGTATCTTGGGAGATCCAGAATGGCTCCGGAGAAATGAGCCAAGGACCGTTTTGACTCTCGCGCATTTCATTCTGAAGCGCTCCATCATTCCCCCAGAGATTGGCATTCATTATTGATTCGCTAATAAAAGAGCAATTCTTCACAAGTTCTGGAGAATCTTGTACCTCTTGCTGCTGGCAACAGCAACCCATGTTCTGACCCGTCCCTTCCGAGGGTTTATATAGGGCGTCACCTTACCTATCAGTTTACCCTAATATCGCCGGACTCTCAAGGGATCAATTGGCCCCCAGGATGTCACCCGACTCGCAAGATATCAATGAGTTTCCAACATGCCATCGAATTCTCGAGGTATCGCCGGATTCTCGATACTTCTTCAACCTCGAGCGCCCGTGGCTCCTTCTTTTGCCGTTTTGGGACAACTACTGCGTCTGCTACATTCGGTGAATATAGCCCTGGAGAATGGCTTCAAGAACGCGCTGATCGCCTAGAACCTGCCCGAGCGGATGACAGATACAAGAAGCCAGATGCCAAATACCAGCGCGGTAACGAACCCAACTTCAGCCAGAGGCACGCGCCAGAGCAATACGGGAGGGCCGGTACTCACGACAAGCGCTGTGCCGACTATGATGCTTGCCAGCACAATGCCGAGAACCAGGCGATTCACAAGGGCACCGATCCGCCAAAGATGACGGTCCATGTTATCAATTTCCAATTTGCCCTTCAACTGGCCCTCTACAGCGAGGTCGAGTAACTTGTCGAACTGCTTCGGGAGCGTCGACAGGAAGCCCAAGTATTCTCCGGCAACCTCAGTCATGCGTTGCGCAAGGTGGCCCGGTCTCATCCTCTCGCGCATAAGGCGTCTTGCAAATGGCTCAGCCGCCTCCGCGAGATTGAACGCGGGCTCCACCCGGCGCACAGTTCCCTCGACGGTTGCGAGAGCCTTTATCACCAGGGAAAAATCCGCTCTTATTCTGATATGGTGTTTGAAGGCAACATCAAACACCTCCCTTGTGAGGTCGGCCATGCTGATCTGTTCAAGGGGGACGCCGTAGTATCTCTGTAGAACAAGGTCTATATCCCGCGTGAGAGCTCTCATGTTGATTTCGGATGACGCGACTCCGAGCCTCAGCAGCACTGCCGCGACGCGAGGCGCAGACCTCGCGGTGACGCCCAGGAGGAAGTTTCCGAATTCGACCTTCAGCTCGTCGGTTACGTGGCCCACCATGCCAAAATCAAGGAGCCCAACCTGCCCCTGCGGGGTTATGACAACATTTCCAGGATGGAGATCCGCATGGAAAAACCCGTGCACCAGTATTTGCTCAAGGATCGTATTCGCCAGGATCCACGCCACGGCAGACCTGTTGATCCCCAAGAGGTCAACCTTATCTGTTTCGGTTAGCTTGGTGCCGCGAATTCGTTCCATGGTGAGGACGCGTCTCGTGGTGTATTCCCAGTAGACACGAGGTATCACAACGCGCGGGTCTGCTCTCAAGTCGCCCGCAAGGCGGTCCGCGTTCCTTGCCTCCGCCGTATAGTCGAGTTCCTGCAATAAGACGCTTGCCAGCTCGTCAACGGTGTTGACGAGGTCATAGACCTTCCCGAGCATTGTCCGGCGCGCTGCAACGGCCGCTATTTCTCTGAGGATCTCAAGGTCAGTGCGGACAACCTTCTCAATGCCCGGCCGTTGAATCTTGACTACCACTTCCTCCCCTGACTTCAGAACCGCATTATGGACTTGCCCCAGCGAGGCGGCCGCGACAGGCTCAGGTTCGAATGCCGCAAAGACTTCCTTGGGAGAACCGCCAAGCTCATCGACGATCGCCGACTCCACTTCGGGCAAGGGGAATGGCGGGGCCTGGTCTTGCAACTTCTCCAGTTCGGAGGCGAGCTCAGGCGGGACGACGTCCGGCCTCGTGCTCAGGATCTGGCCAATCTTGATGAAAGTAGGACCGAGCTCTTCCAGCGCCTTGCGCAGACGTTCCCACCTGGGCATCCGGTATAAGCCGGGGCGCGCCAGGTCGCTTTTACGCCTCCATCTCGGGATTCCCCTGGCCTGTCCCAGCATGTCAGCGAGGAAACTGAATCCATACCTCGTTGCTACGCGCACTATCTGTCGGTAGCGCACGATATGGGCGTAGCTTCGCAAGATATCCATGGAATGTCACAGGCTACTGGCGAAGCCGCATCTCGAGTTCTTCCAGGTCTTTCTTGGTAGCAAGCCCGAGTTCGCCGACGATCTTCTCAACCTCGTCGCGAACCGCCTCTCTCAGGCGGGCACGCCCCTCTTCGCCTTTCTTGGTTAGCTCCGACACAAGCCTGTCAGCCTCGCTCCGGCCCATCTCGCCTCGCTTCACGCATTCGTCCATTGCCTTTTGGATCTTTTCTCTCGTCAGAAGAACGGCCCCCAGGCCGAAGTCGATGATCTTGTTTACCGTGTCAATCATATTGGTCCCCCCACAATATTATTCCCGGCACCGGTCGAGATACTTTCGCGGTGCCCGCCGCTCTAGTTTCACCTGCTATTCTATAAATGATACTAGGTTGCCACTGCCCCATGCAGCTTTGGGGCCTCATGGCGCCATCTGACGCTGTTACCTGCCGCAACACACATCGCGGCCGACTATTTCCGCACCTTGCAGTAGAGTGCATATGGATGCGCGAGCGCGTTCGCAGTTGCACGCTTAGCGTATTCCTGGACACTGCTACATATTCGAGGAGTCCGCCAGTGACGCACCAGGCGGGGTCCCTGTGCGGAAACGTCGTCTTTCATTTGTTCGCCGCCGCCGTGGCTTTTTCCCTTGCTTGTGGGTATTCGGTCTGCCACGCGACGTCCGCGATCTTGCCATAAGCCTCGGCGTACTCGTCAAGCTGGCCGGCAAGAACCGTGGTCACACACTCCGCTCCCTCATGGGTAGGATGAGCGCCACACAAAGAAACAACCTCTCGCAGTATATGCGGATTGTCAATGATCATGCACGGCCTAAGATGGTTTTCGTTGAACGGCATGCGCTTCTTGATCTCCAAGAAGAACGGCGACTTTAGCACTTCCTTGAGGGTCGTATTTCTGATGTTGTCGACTGCGAAGTGCACGAACACGCAGGGTTCGATATCTCCATGGGCATTTATATGCAGGTAGGAACGGCCTCCGGCTATGCAACCACCCACCAGTGGGCCGTCATTCCAAAAGTCCGCCACGAAAATTGGCCTCGTGGCCCGGAAATGGAGGACTCTTTCGCGCATATGGTTCCGTTGCTCCGGGGTGCACATAAGGCTCATATCGGCATCCTTGCCTACAGGGACGAAGGTGAAAAACCATCCATACAGTGCTCCCTTATCAATGAGCATGTCTATAAATTCGTCACTGCCCACCACATCAGTGTTGTTACGTGTATATGTAGCGGAAAATCCAAAGACAGCCCCGGCCTCGCGGAGGTTATCCATGGCCTCCATTACTTTCTTGAACGTGCCGGGCCCTCGGCGCGCATCGGTCTCCTTCTCAAACCCTTCAACACTTATTGCCGGTGATATGTTCCCAAGTTCCGTGATTCTCTTCGCCATGTCTTTGTCGATCATGGTCCCGTTCGTATACACCATAAAAACCACATCATCGTGCTTCTCCCAGAGGTCAAGAAGATCCCTGCGGACGAACGGTTCTCCGCCGGAGATGACTATGAAATGAATGCCCATCTCCTTCGCCTCGTTTACCACCCTGTCGAGAAGCTCAAATTCGAGCTCGGGCTGTTTTGTGTACATTCCCGCATAACACCCTGTGCAGCGAAGATTGCACCTCATTGTCGGGCTCATGACAATGAGTGACGGCACATGCAGCCCCGTTCTCTTCTCATACCTTTCGCGCTCCTGGAATCCAAGATAGATCTCGTTCACAAAGAGATCAACGATGCCCTTTGTGCGGAAATTGGGGTTCATCTGTTTGAGAGCGCGCACGGCATATCTCGTCCATACATGATCCTTATCCTCAAAGGCCTTCCGTGCTATCCTGACCTGTTCCTTGTGCACCTGTGTCGGGGCGATCGTCTC
This portion of the Bacillota bacterium genome encodes:
- a CDS encoding radical SAM protein: MKKYLASQVVDQTLALLAKNPERNLVTLARIIETIAPTQVHKEQVRIARKAFEDKDHVWTRYAVRALKQMNPNFRTKGIVDLFVNEIYLGFQERERYEKRTGLHVPSLIVMSPTMRCNLRCTGCYAGMYTKQPELEFELLDRVVNEAKEMGIHFIVISGGEPFVRRDLLDLWEKHDDVVFMVYTNGTMIDKDMAKRITELGNISPAISVEGFEKETDARRGPGTFKKVMEAMDNLREAGAVFGFSATYTRNNTDVVGSDEFIDMLIDKGALYGWFFTFVPVGKDADMSLMCTPEQRNHMRERVLHFRATRPIFVADFWNDGPLVGGCIAGGRSYLHINAHGDIEPCVFVHFAVDNIRNTTLKEVLKSPFFLEIKKRMPFNENHLRPCMIIDNPHILREVVSLCGAHPTHEGAECVTTVLAGQLDEYAEAYGKIADVAWQTEYPQAREKATAAANK
- a CDS encoding AarF/ABC1/UbiB kinase family protein; this translates as MRSYAHIVRYRQIVRVATRYGFSFLADMLGQARGIPRWRRKSDLARPGLYRMPRWERLRKALEELGPTFIKIGQILSTRPDVVPPELASELEKLQDQAPPFPLPEVESAIVDELGGSPKEVFAAFEPEPVAAASLGQVHNAVLKSGEEVVVKIQRPGIEKVVRTDLEILREIAAVAARRTMLGKVYDLVNTVDELASVLLQELDYTAEARNADRLAGDLRADPRVVIPRVYWEYTTRRVLTMERIRGTKLTETDKVDLLGINRSAVAWILANTILEQILVHGFFHADLHPGNVVITPQGQVGLLDFGMVGHVTDELKVEFGNFLLGVTARSAPRVAAVLLRLGVASSEINMRALTRDIDLVLQRYYGVPLEQISMADLTREVFDVAFKHHIRIRADFSLVIKALATVEGTVRRVEPAFNLAEAAEPFARRLMRERMRPGHLAQRMTEVAGEYLGFLSTLPKQFDKLLDLAVEGQLKGKLEIDNMDRHLWRIGALVNRLVLGIVLASIIVGTALVVSTGPPVLLWRVPLAEVGFVTALVFGIWLLVSVIRSGRF
- a CDS encoding polyhydroxyalkanoate synthesis regulator yields the protein MIDTVNKIIDFGLGAVLLTREKIQKAMDECVKRGEMGRSEADRLVSELTKKGEEGRARLREAVRDEVEKIVGELGLATKKDLEELEMRLRQ